The following proteins come from a genomic window of Puntigrus tetrazona isolate hp1 chromosome 15, ASM1883169v1, whole genome shotgun sequence:
- the txndc17 gene encoding thioredoxin domain-containing protein 17 gives MTKYEDVAVRGYEEFCKAASERKGKDIFAYFSGDKDEQGKSWCPDCVKAEPVVRGELSHLPEGSVFIYCQVGDRPYWKDPNNDFKKTLKLTGVPTLLRYGTPQKLVEEECFKADLVRMLFTED, from the exons ATGACTAAATACGAGGACGTTGCTGTTCGCGGCTACGAGGAGTTTTGCAAAGCCGCGTCTGAAAGAAAGGGAAAAGACATATTCGCTTACTTCTCTGGAGATAAAGATGAGCAGGGCAAGAGCTGGTGCCCGGACTGTGTCAAAG CAGAGCCAGTGGTCAGAGGAGAGCTGTCTCATCTGCCAGAGGGATCTGTCTTCATTTACTGCCAAGTGGGGGATAGACCTTA CTGGAAGGACCCAAATAATGACTTTAAGAAGACTCTGAAGCTGACTGGAGTCCCCACGCTACTGCGCTATGGCACG CCCCAGAAGCTGGTCGAAGAGGAGTGTTTTAAAGCAGACCTGGTTCGAATGTTGTTCACTGAGGATTAA
- the p2rx8 gene encoding purinergic receptor P2X, ligand-gated ion channel, 8: MSTSPAAGAGMARQNSQNRLMFLFEYTTVRYVGTQNKKIGLLYRMFQLTVMGYLIGWVFLKNKGYQVKDDTIESSVVTKVKGVARVNTTHSDLMGPEDYVFPNQGENFLSITTNFIETPNQKLGNCSENADVPNNNCSKDEDCVAGEAVRAGNGIKTGICLEAHNGTCEIYGWCPTEIRREPDPATIVRQAENFTLYIKNFIRFSQFNFSKSNVSPTQRKSSLKNCLYDKIDNPYCPIFRLGDIVKNTGQRFEEMAVGGGSVGILIEWHCDFDKEADCHPHYSFLRLDSPAEDVKFNFRVARYYTDAEGQRRRTYYKYFGIHLDVMVFGTARKFSIIPTIVNIASGLTFMAAGSYVCDIVLLYVMMKKRSVYTESKLERRSRNEKEIPLQIKPEGLKRKFSL, from the exons ATGAGCACGTCTCCAGCAGCAGGAGCAGGGATGGCTCGGCAGAACAGTCAAAACCGACTGATGTTTCTCTTTGAATATACAACAGTCAGATATGTGGGCACGCAAAATAAGAAAATCGGACTTCTGTACAGAATGTTTCAACTCACTGTCATGGGATATCTCATCGG AtgggtgtttttaaaaaacaaaggatACCAGGTGAAAGACGACACTATCGAGAGCTCTGTGGTAACTAAAGTGAAAGGAGTTGCGCGTGTCAACACAACACATTCAGATCTGATGGGACCGGAGGACTATGTTTTCCCCAACCAG GGTGAGAACTTTCTCTCTATAACAACCAACTTCATCGAGACACCAAACCAAAAACTAGGCAACTGTTCAGAG aaCGCAGACGTTCCAAACAACAACTGCTCTAAAGATGAAGACTGCGTAGCGGGAGAGGCTGTCAGGGCTGGAAACg GAATTAAAACAGGCATTTGTTTGGAAGCGCACAATGGCACCTGTGAAATATACGGCTGGTGTCCCACTGAAATACGCAGGGAACCAGA CCCAGCCACCATTGTGAGACAAGCTGAAAACTTCACTTTGTACATAAAAAACTTCATCAGATTTTCCCAGTTCAACTTCTCAAA ATCAAATGTTTCACCGACACAGAGAAAATCGTCTTTAAAAAACTGCTTGTATGACAAAATTGATAACCCATACTGTCCTATATTTCGGCTGGGAGATATCGTGAAAAACACTGGACAAAGGTTTGAAGAAATGGCTGTAGGG GGTGGTTCAGTTGGCATTCTGATCGAGTGGCACTGTGATTTTGATAAAGAAGCAGACTGTCACCCTCACTACAGCTTTTTACGTCTGGACAGCCCGGCGGAAGATGTGAAATTTAACTTCAG AGTTGCTCGCTATTACACCGACGCTGAAGGACAGAGGCGAAGAACTTACTACAAATATTTTGGAATTCATTTGGACGTCATGGTGTTCGGAACG GCAAGAAAATTTAGTATTATTCCTACGATCGTCAACATAGCCTCTGGTCTGACATTCATGGCTGCG GGTTCTTACGTCTGTGACATTGTGCTACTGTatgtgatgatgaagaagaggagTGTTTACACGGAGTCGAAGCTTGAGAGAAGGTCGAG GAATGAAAAAGAAATCCCATTACAAATAAAGCCAGAGGGTCTGAAGAGAAAGTTCAGTTTATGA
- the fam222bb gene encoding protein FAM222B, protein MLACLPVSNPSLQLLSHTQMNTGLQKWDTTQRMRSAHYPTPAELDAYAKKVANNPLTIKIFPNSVKVPQRKHIRRTVNGLDTSSQRYSPYPPQVNTRTGLLAIVKVPVKGILKDIEGGRARFLPKLIMNPHSGLYANPSTLNVPHTVPHLQTPLGQKSLAHSQALQAHPQALQQKSSLQPQQNLAHQEALHQSQAHQPPVPHHTLNHQQTLMQQQPPQLPGPQGLRHLPDMAQSVNLQGFSQSQPMPQASCAGPPAPGVLQPPLAGLQMPRKLPDADAPPNVTVSTSTIPLSMAASLHQNRPSDLSSIVNQINQFCQARAGMGSTSMCEGQIANPSPISRNQLINASSRVCTHPGVGPPPPCVLGNPDKGGPAPALPLPDIAAMNRMPLYHNDMKQHQSQPQLPQQQRQQGPWGQHQLAHLQHLPEGAAHQGKNLPREALVGPGFLTKSLGYPQEVCMAQPFNLKPSTDKPTPSPPVSGMPMSYNNGHYMQPPWNSILPTPNSDSSGSQDLVAPFHGGLSGASIDCTPGAQYRTGAAISSQTNLMQTMEYMGGDFQAPCFRAQNPGAMAKMHRASVSRATDSGDSRNVHIHHPGYR, encoded by the coding sequence GGGACACTACACAGAGGATGAGATCAGCACACTATCCTACCCCAGCGGAATTGGATGCCTATGCTAAGAAAGTTGCCAATAACCCACTGACTATAAAAATCTTCCCCAATAGCGTCAAAGTACCTCAGAGGAAGCATATTCGCCGCACCGTCAACGGTCTCGACACCTCTAGCCAGCGCTACAGCCCCTACCCACCTCAGGTCAACACCCGGACAGGCCTCTTGGCCATCGTCAAAGTCCCCGTCAAAGGGATCCTCAAGGACATTGAAGGCGGCCGAGCCCGTTTTCTCCCTAAGCTCATCATGAACCCGCACAGTGGGCTTTACGCCAATCCCAGCACTTTAAATGTTCCTCACACTGTTCCACACCTTCAGACTCCTTTAGGCCAGAAGAGTCTCGCTCACTCTCAGGCCTTGCAGGCCCATCCGCAGGCCCTGCAGCAGAAGAGCAGTTTACAACCACAGCAGAACCTGGCCCACCAGGAGGCTTTACATCAGAGCCAGGCTCACCAACCGCCAGTACCGCACCACACCCTAAACCACCAACAGACTCTCATGCAGCAGCAGCCGCCACAATTGCCTGGTCCGCAAGGACTCCGGCATCTGCCCGATATGGCGCAGTCGGTGAACCTGCAGGGCTTCTCTCAATCCCAGCCCATGCCACAGGCCTCCTGCGCCGGCCCTCCGGCCCCTGGGGTCTTACAGCCCCCACTGGCAGGCTTGCAGATGCCTCGCAAGCTGCCAGACGCCGATGCCCCTCCCAATGTGACTGTGTCTACCTCAACCATCCCGCTTTCCATGGCCGCCAGCCTGCACCAGAACCGGCCCAGTGACCTGAGCAGCATCGTCAATCAGATCAACCAATTCTGCCAGGCTCGGGCCGGCATGGGTTCTACCTCCATGTGCGAAGGACAGATCGCCAACCCCAGTCCCATCAGCCGCAACCAGCTCATCAATGCGAGCTCTCGGGTGTGCACCCATCCCGGGGTGGGTCCTCCGCCGCCTTGTGTGCTCGGTAATCCTGACAAAGGCGGTCCTGCTCCCGCTCTGCCACTGCCTGACATCGCTGCCATGAACAGGATGCCTCTTTACCACAACGATATGAAGCAACATCAGTCCCAGCCACAGTTACCCCAGCAACAACGTCAGCAGGGTCCTTGGGGGCAACACCAGTTGGCGCACCTCCAGCACCTTCCAGAGGGAGCGGCTCACCAGGGCAAAAATCTCCCTAGAGAGGCCCTAGTTGGACCGGGATTCCTCACTAAGAGCTTGGGCTACCCGCAGGAGGTGTGCATGGCACAGCCCTTCAACTTGAAGCCCTCAACTGATAAACCAACGCCATCTCCTCCGGTCAGCGGGATGCCCATGAGTTacaataatggccactacatgcAGCCTCCCTGGAACAGCATCCTACCCACGCCAAACAGTGACAGCTCAGGGTCTCAAGACCTGGTGGCGCCGTTCCATGGGGGTCTTTCAGGGGCCTCCATAGACTGCACCCCCGGAGCACAGTACAGGACCGGGGCAGCCATTTCCAGCCAGACCAACCTGATGCAGACCATGGAGTACATGGGTGGCGACTTCCAGGCACCCTGCTTCCGAGCGCAGAATCCTGGCGCAATGGCAAAGATGCACAGAGCATCAGTGAGCAGGGCCACAGATTCAGGTGATAGTAGAAATGTGCACATCCACCACCCAGGGTACAGATGA